The Desulfofundulus salinus genome includes the window CCCGCTCCATCTCCTCCTCGTTGCGGGCATCGGCCAGGATGGTCGGGTGCAGGTTGCCGTCACCGGCGTGCCCAAATGTGCCGATAACCAGGTTGTAACGCCTGCCGATGTCTTCCACGGCCAGGAGCATATCCGTGATCTTGCTCCTGGGCACGGTGGCGTCCTCCAGGATGGTTGTGGGCTTGCGTTGGGCCAGGGCGGGCAGGGCGGCCCGGCGGGCGCTCCATAATTTTTCCCGTTCTTCATCATTTTCCGCTGTTTTGACCCACCCGCCGTTTTTGGCAATAACCTGCCTGACGGCAGCCGCCTCGGATTTAACCACCTCGGGAATCCCGTCCACTTCGATGAGCAGGATGGCCGCCACACCGGTGGGCAGACCGACGTGGGCAAAATTTTCCACGGTTTCTACCGTAACCCGGTCCATAATTTCCAGGGTGGCCGGGATTACCTTTTGCCCGATGATATCAGCAACGGCATTTCCCGCGTCGGCCAGGCGGCTGAAACCGGCCAGCATGGTTTCCCTGGCCTGGGGTGCCGGGATCAGGCGGACAATAATTTCCGTAATGATCCCCAGGGTGCCTTCGGAGCCGGTGAACAACCGGACCAGGTCGTAGCCCGTTACATTCTTCACCGTCTTGCCTCCATACCGGATTACCTCCCCGTCGGCCAGTACTACTTCCAGCCCCATGACGTAATGCCTGGTGACTCCGTACTTGAGTCCCCTCAGTCCTCCGGAACACTCGGCTACGCTTCCTCCCATGGTGGCGGTGTTCACCGTGCCCGGGTCGGGCGGGTAAATCAAACCGTATGGGGCGACGGCGTTATTCAAGTCCTGAATGATCACCCCGGGCTGCACCGTGGCCGTCAGGTTGGAAGGATCTATTTCCAGAATGCGGTTCATTTTTAAAGTGCTGAGCACAATTCCCCCTTTGATGGGAACTGTGCCGCCGCTTAAATTTGTTCCCGAACCGCGGGGGTAAATGGGTAAGCGAAACTGGCGGGCAATTTTGACCACTTTCACCACCTGATCCACGTTTTCCGGGGTAACCACCACGTCCGGCTTTTGCTCCGGCAGGTCAGCCGTGGCGTCATAGGAATAACAGAACAAATCTTCGGTGGCGGTAATGACGTTATTTTCGCCCAGTTCCCGGCGTAACGCTTCGATAGCCTGTGTGACGGACATATAATTCCCCCCCTCGGAGAGAAGTTGTCTGATGGTACGACCACCATACGTTTAAAATATTCGCTCTTTTCTTGGTGAATTCCTCCTGTGGTTCGGCATGTTACCAAAAATTTTTTAGGCATTTCTGTAATCAGGAGTAGTGAGTGTTGAGGGCAAGAAAAAATCCTGGTATGGTGTAAAGATAAAAACCCGGTTTAACAACCGGGCCAGGCTTTACGCCATATTGACTACCCTTCCGTACTTTCTGAGAAACCGCATGCCTTCGAAGAGCATGATATCTTCCTTGCCCACGTTTTTGCCAATTCTGGCCATAAACACATTGGCGGGGTGCTCCAGAATGTCGGGATCGTCGGTGGTTACCTTTTGCAGACCCACTTTTCCGAAGAGCCTGGTGAGCATCTTTTGATAAGCCCAGATATCCAGGCCGGTGTTTCTGGTGTCCCAGTGCCAGCAATACTCGGTAGTGATTACAATGAAGTCTTCCACGGCGGGATGGGAAAAGGCCAGTTTCATCAGGTTTTCCGCCACGCCATAACCACGCCATGCCGGGCTTACCTCAATGCCGCCCATTTCCTGCACCCGCGGATGCTTGGACCAGCGGCTGAAATCATCGGGGTGATGGAAGGTGACATAGCCGATAATTTCATTTTCATGGCGGGCAATGAATATCATACCGTCGGGCAAATTGGTAATTTGCTTAAGGGCTTCTTTCTGGCGGTCCGGTGGGCGGAAATTGGTAAGACCCTCGTTCATGGAGAGCCTGTCAATGTAGCTGTCCGTTACCGGTCCTTCAAAGACCACCAGTCCTTTGGAAGTATTCAACTCCACCGGTTTTAACTGTACTGTTTTGGCCATCGACCCCACCTCCCGGGCTGACCATTCGGGTGTCATAATCGACCGTTTATCCCTGGATTACAACCGTTTAGCTATCTTTATTATAGGTGACCCTGCCAATATATTCAATCCTGCCACCTGAAATAGATATATTAAAAATATTCACATATTTAGTTTGCCATGGACTCTTGTATTTATTCCCGGGTTCTGCACCAGCGGCGCAACCACGACGGGGTATAGTGATTCGAATTACACTTACGTAATCAGGAATGATCGAGCGTTTACGATAATTACGTTAATAACCGGCAACTTTGTAATGCAATTAAAAATTAAAGTTAGGATTTGACGAAACTGGGCATTATAGATTATAATACCATCAAAAATAAAAAGGAGATGTGATGTATGGCTTTTGAAGTTTACAAACCTCGTGGTGAAAGGGCAGAAAAAGCACCCATGGTTTCTTTCTCCAAAAGTTCAATTGTGTTAAATAATGTGGCCAGGGAAAAACTGGGTGCGCAGCATGTGGAATTAGCCTATGATCGGGATGCACATATTATCCGGATCCGGGCGATGGAAGAAGGGGGCATGCAGATCAAAAAAACAAAGGTTTTTGGTAAGGGCTTTTTTAAACATTTTAACATCAGCCCCCGCGGAAAGTATGAAGCCAGGTTTGATGAGAATGATCGGGCGCTCTATGTCCAACTGGATGGTACAGTGGAAAACTCTTAAT containing:
- a CDS encoding FAD-binding oxidoreductase encodes the protein MSVTQAIEALRRELGENNVITATEDLFCYSYDATADLPEQKPDVVVTPENVDQVVKVVKIARQFRLPIYPRGSGTNLSGGTVPIKGGIVLSTLKMNRILEIDPSNLTATVQPGVIIQDLNNAVAPYGLIYPPDPGTVNTATMGGSVAECSGGLRGLKYGVTRHYVMGLEVVLADGEVIRYGGKTVKNVTGYDLVRLFTGSEGTLGIITEIIVRLIPAPQARETMLAGFSRLADAGNAVADIIGQKVIPATLEIMDRVTVETVENFAHVGLPTGVAAILLIEVDGIPEVVKSEAAAVRQVIAKNGGWVKTAENDEEREKLWSARRAALPALAQRKPTTILEDATVPRSKITDMLLAVEDIGRRYNLVIGTFGHAGDGNLHPTILADARNEEEMERVRQAVEEIFRAALNLGGTLSGEHGIGIAKKQFLPWEMGNSGVQVLKKIKQALDPDNLLNPGKIVDLT
- a CDS encoding GNAT family N-acetyltransferase, whose amino-acid sequence is MAKTVQLKPVELNTSKGLVVFEGPVTDSYIDRLSMNEGLTNFRPPDRQKEALKQITNLPDGMIFIARHENEIIGYVTFHHPDDFSRWSKHPRVQEMGGIEVSPAWRGYGVAENLMKLAFSHPAVEDFIVITTEYCWHWDTRNTGLDIWAYQKMLTRLFGKVGLQKVTTDDPDILEHPANVFMARIGKNVGKEDIMLFEGMRFLRKYGRVVNMA